AAGCGGTGCATTTGAGCTTCTAGTTGATGTAATTCAGCGAAGACACTGCTCATTTCTTCCCAAATTGTATGGGCGCTATTTAAACCTTGATCTTGAGCCAAATAGCCGATAGTTAAGCCTTTACGCATTGAAATTTGACCTTCGTCAGGGACGGTTTCACCGGCAATCATTTTTAATAAAGTTGATTTACCAGCCCCGTTGCGACCAACTAAGGCGACACGCGCATGGTCCTGAATATCTAATTGTACGTTATCGAACAAGACATCAGCGCCAAAACGCCGCATGACTTGCTGTACTTGTAGTAAAATCACGTTTTTTTAAACTCCTTTCGAGGTGGATTCGTCAAATAATTGTAGCATATTGTCGTTGTTAGCCCTAGTGAAAGGGAAGAATAAGTAAATATTATTTCACAAAGTGGCCTATTATGCTAGAATAGTGTCAGCAAATTCACAAACTTTTGATAAGGAGGGTCGTCAAATGGCAGAAACAAAAATTCCACGGGCAACGGCCAAGCGGTTACCGATATACTATCGGTATTTGAACATTTTATTAGATGCTGACAAGAAACGGGTTTCGTCAACGGAGCTGTCAGAAGCAGTTAAAGTTGATTCAGCTACGATTCGACGAGATTTTTCATATTTTGGGGCATTAGGCAAACGCGGGTATGGCTATGACGTTGAAAAGCTCTTGGCATTTTTCAAGAAAATTTTAAATCAAGACACGTTAACTAACGTCGCCTTGATTGGGGTCGGTAATTTGGGCCATGCGTTACTTAATTTTAATTTTCATAAAAATAGTAATGTCCGTATTTCAGCAGCTTTTGATGTCAACGAATCAATTGCCAATACGGTCCAAAGCGGCGTTCCCGTTTATCCGATGGCGGAATTAAAGAAACAATTAATTGAACAACAAATTGAAATTGCCATTTTAACGGTGCCAACTTCAGTCGTTCAAGACGTTACAGATGAACTGGTTGATGCTAACGTTAAAGGAATTATGAACTTTACCCCATTACGCATTTCAGTTCCCGAGACGATTCGGGTTCAAAATGTTGATTTAACGAATGAATTGCAAACCTTAATTTATTTTATTGAACATTATGGGGAACAACTTGGCGATAAATCAGCTGAATAATATTAGCTAGCAAAAGACGCAACCAAAAAAATGGTTGCGTCTTTTAGTTATTTTAAGTTAAAAATAAGGGTAAAACTGCGACAACGTTCATTAAAATATGGGCAATCATCGATGTCTGAATACGACCAGTATGCCGGTATAGCCAACAAAAGAGGAGGCCGATAAAGGCATATAAAATTAAATGACCGTCCGCATGAGCAAAACTAAATAACAAACTAGAAATAACCGCAGCACCGACTGTTCCAGTAACGGTCGTTAGGTTACCGAAAATAACTTTACGAAAGACGATTTCTTCCATAATTGGCGCTCCAACGAGCACTGCCAGTAAGAAGAAGGGGTATTTCTGACCAATTGTGAGTAACGTATTGGTATTGGCCGAGGCCGTTGACTGGCCGAGTAGTTGCGTCAAGCGTAAAATAACGACTTGACCGACAAGCACTAAGACAACGCCGATAATTCCCCATAAAACCGTACTGACCCAATTTTTAGGGTGCTGTTCGACGGCATTTGGCGTTTTAGTTCGCCAAGCGAGCCATCCTAAAATGATAGCGCCAAGTAAGTAATCTAAAGTTTGAATTAAGAAAATCCAAGATCCAAGTTGATGGAATCCTTGGGCTAATAAAGTAGGTAGGGCATAGATGATAAAATAGACGATTAAAACTGTCAGCGATTGGCGGCGATTAGCCATTAGCTCACGTCCTTTAATAATAAAATTTCGAGTCAGATTTGACTTAAGTAAGTTCATTATAATCGATTTGACTTTCTTTGACTAATTATTGACAAATAACTTGCATTCTTGAATTAAAATGATATAGTTATCTTTGTGATTAGCACTTGATGTTTGTGAGTGCTAAAAAAGAATAAATGGAGGGATTCACGTGTTAAAACCATTAGGTGATCGTGTCATCTTACAACAACAAGCAGAAGAAGAACAAACGATTGGTGGTATTGTTATTGCCAACAATGCTAAGGAAAAGCCACAAAGTGGTAAGGTTGTTGCTGTATCTGATGGCCGGATTTTAGATAACGGTTCAAAGGTTGCACCTAGCGTGAAAGTCGGCGATCAAGTATTGTTTGACAAGTACGCAGGTACTGAAGTTAAGTACGAAGGGTCAGCTTATCTAGTCTTACACGAAAAAGATATTGTCGCGGTTGAAGACTAATCCATTTAACTGATAGTAATTAAAACAAAATTTATTTATGAGGTGAATACAAATAATGGCTAAAGAATTAAAATTCTCTGAAGACGCACGTTCAGCAATGCTCAAAGGTGTTGACCAATTAGCTAACACCGTTAAATCAACTTTAGGTCCTAAGGGTCGTAATGTTGTATTGGAAGAATCATACGGCTCACCAACCATCACTAATGATGGGGTGACGATTGCTAAGGCAATTGAACTTGAAGATCATTTTGAAAATATGGGTGCTAAGTTAGTTTCTGAAGTCGCTTCAAAAACTAACGATATTGCCGGTGATGGGACTACTACTGCAACGGTATTGACGCAATCAATCGTCAACGAAGGCATGAAGAACGTTACTGCTGGGGCTAACCCAGTTGGGATTCGGCGCGGGATTGAAGCCGCAACGAAGACTGCCGTTGACGCCATGCATTCAATGGCCCATGAAGTTAAGACGCAAGAAGATATCGCTCAAATCGCAGCCGTTTCATCAGCTAGCCAAGAAACGGGTAAGTTGATTGCGGAAGCGATGGAAAAAGTTGGTCATGATGGCGTTATCACTATTGAAGAATCACGTGGTGTTGATACTAGCTTGGACGTGGTTGAAGGAATGCAATTTGATCGTGGTTACCTATCACAATACATGGTTACCGATAACGATAAAATGGAAGCTGATTTAGACAATCCTTACATTTTAATTACCGATAAGAAGATTTCTAACATCCAAGATGTTTTGCCATTACTACAATCAATTGTTGAACAAGGCAAGCCATTGTTAATTATTGCCGATGACATTTCTGGCGAAGCTTTACCAACTTTGGTATTAAACAAAATGCGTGGGACTTTCAACGTTGTTGCGGTTAAAGCACCTGGCTTTGGCGATCGTCGTAAGGAACAATTACAAGATATCGCGGTATTAACTGGTGGGACTGTCATCACTGATGACTTGGGCCTTGAATTGAAAGATGCTACTATCGATCAATTAGGTCAAGCTAACAAAGTAACAGTTACCAAAGATAACACGACTATCGTTGAAGGTGCTGGCGATAAAGATGCCATCAGCGAACGAGTTGAATTTATCCGTAACCAAATTGCTGAAACCACTTCTGATTTCGACAAAGAAAAATTACAAGAACGTTTAGCTAAATTAGCTGGCGGGGTTGCCGTTGTCCGTGTTGGGGCCGCAACTGAAACTGAATTAAAAGAACGTAAGTACCGGATTGAAGATGCCTTGAATGCGACCCGTGCGGCTGTTGAAGAAGGCTTCGTACCTGGTGGTGGGACTGTCTTCGTTAACGTTATCAAAGCGGTTGATGCTTTGAAAGAAACCGGCGATATTCAAACTGGGATTAACATTGTTAAGCGTGCACTTGAAGAACCAGTACGGCAAATTGCTGAAAATGCTGGTTTAGAAGGCTCAGTTATCGTTGAAAAGCTTAAGGAACAAAAACCAGGCGTTGGGTTCAATGCTGCAACCAACGAATGGGGCGACATGATTGCTGCCGGAATCGTGGATCCAACCAAGGTTTCTCGTTCAGCATTACAAAATGCTGCTTCAGTTTCAGCGTTATTATTAACGACTGAAGCCGTTGTTGCTGAAAAACCAGCTCCAGAAGCACCCGCAGCACCTGCAGCACCAAACCCAGGCATGGGCGGTATGATGTAAGTTTGTTGTTCAAAACACCTACTCAATCGAGTGGGTGTTTTTTTAGTCGTCAAGCATGCTGACGACTGGAATCGGCTGGGGGCGTCACTCACTGGCTGTGAGTTCTGTGAGTAACGGCAAAAAAAATAATGTGATGGACGAAACGTGTAGTATTTACTAATTTAAAGTAGTAGAATCTAATTTGACTTATCACTTACTTGAAAATAATTATTTTTTGGATAAAGGAGTTATTAGCATGTGGCGTTATTTAAAACGGTTGCTAATTGGTAAACCGTTAAAAACCATGGATGAGGGTGGGCAAGCACTCACTAAGTTCAAGGCACTGGCGCTGCTGTCCTCAGACGCGCTTTCATCAGTGGCTTATGGTACTGAACAGATTACGACCGTCTTGATTACTTTGTCAGCGGCAGCTTTGATGTATCAATTATATGTGGCAGCTTTAGTTTTAATTTTGTTATTTGCTATTACGATGTCTTATCGCCAAATCATCAAAGCCTATCCATCTGGTGGTGGGGCTTATGTGGTTGCAAGTACGAACTGGGGGCGACCGGCGGGGTTAGTTGCTGGAGGTTCGTTGCTGGTTGATTATATGTTGACCGTGGCAGTTTCGGTAACTTCAGGGACCGAAGCCATTACGTCGGCGGTACCAGCGTTAGTGCATTACCAAGTTTTGATTTCAGTGTTAATTGTCATAGCTATTATGGCTTTAAATTTACGTGGAATGCGTGAATCTGCCGCCTTCTTAACTTTTCCCGTGTACTTCTTTATTATTATGATTGTTGGGATGATTATGTGGGGAATTATGAATATCGCTAGTGGTAACTTGGATTATCATGCGTCAGCAGCAATGGGGGCACCCGTGCAAGGCATGACCTTAGTGCTGTTCTTCCGTGCCTTTTCATCGGGGTCATCATCGTTAACTGGGGTGGAAGCCATTAGTAATGCGGTGCCTAACTTCAAACGACCAAAACGGCGTAACGCTGCGAATACTTTAGCCATTATGGCGATTATTTTGGCCGTTTTCTTTGGTGGGATTACTTACTTAAGTTATTTCTTGGGTATTAAACCACAGGCCGGTAATACGGTCTTATCACAAATTGGCGCTGCAGTATTTGGACATGGTTTGTTCTACTATTTGTTACAATTAGCAACGGCATTGATTTTAGCAGTTGCGGCAAATACTGGTTTTTCAGCTTTTCCGGTACTAGCTTACAATTTAGCCAAAGATAAGTTTTTGCCACATGCCTATATGGATCGTGGTGATCGATTAGGGTATTCCAATGGGATTATCTCCTTAGCGGTTGGCGCGATTGCGTTGATTTTTATTTTCCATGGCAAAACAACCTTACTGATTCCGCTATATGCGGTCGGGGTCTTTGTGCCATTCACCTTATCACAATCTGGCATGATTATTCACTGGCTACGAGAACGAGGTCAATGGTGGTGGATAAAGGCGGCAGTTAACTTGTTAGGTGCCTTAATTTCCTTAGTATTAGTTGTCTTTTTGTTTGCCTTACATTTTGGCAACGTCTGGCCTTACTTAATTGTGATGCCACTGTTACTGTATATGTTTTATCGGATTCATGTGCATTATAATCGCGTTGCTGCACAGTTACGGGTGATTGCCAAAGAAAAAGCGGAGTTGCATGATTACGATGGTGCAACCGTGATTGTTTTAGTTTCAAATGTGACACGAGTGACTGCTGCGGCTGTCAATTACGCTCGTTCAATTGGTGATTATGTGATTGCCATGCACGTGTCGTTTGATGAAAATCCGGAAAAAGAACATAAGACGGCGGCTGAGTTCAAGTCGACTTTTCCAGATGTTCGATTTGTGGATATTCATTCATCTTATCGATCCATTGCAACACCGACCTTACGTTTTTGCGATGTTATTGCAAAGCGGGCGGCCGAACGTAATTTTTCAACCACGGTTTTGGTCCCACAATTTGTACCGAAAAAGCCTTGGCAGAATATTTTGCATAACCAAACGAGTTTACGGTTACGGGCAGTTTTGAACGCGCGTGAAAATATTATTGTTTCAACGTATAATTATCACTTAAAAGAGTAATTAGCTAACGACGCGGTGATGGCTTGACCATTTACCGCGTCGTTTTTTGGCTAAATTGTGAATGAAATGTGTTGCCTTTCCTAAGTTTCATTGAATCAAGTTGTCAAGGTCGACAGAGATTTGTATAATTATCAGTAAGTCATGAGAGAGGGGTTGCGCGCAAATGATTAAATTTGAAATCTTAGTCTGTTTAATGGCGACAATGATGATCTCGGCCATCTTAACGCCGTTTGTGCGAAAACTTGCGTTTAAAATTGGGGCAGTCGATAAACCTAATAGTCGCCGAGTCAATAAAATTTCAATGCCAACGATGGGTGGGCTTGCCATTTTTATTGCTTATACCATTGGGACCACCATGCTCTATTTAATGCATCAATTTCCAAGTCGCTTGTTTTTTGCATTATTGGGTGGCGAAGTGATTATTTTAGCAACTGGGATTATTGATGATATTTTTGAATTAAAGCCGCGTCAAAAGATGTTAGGAATTACGCTAGCGGCCTTAGAAGTTTACTTCATTGGTGGCATTAAGATGACAACGTTTACGTTCCCGTTTATTGGTTTAATTCACTTTCATTGGATGAGTTTGCCAATTACGCTATTGTGGATTTTAGCCATTACGAATGCGATTAATTTAATTGATGGCTTGGATGGGTTAGCAACCGGGGTTTCAATTATTGCTTTGAGTACTACTGGGGTGATTGGTTTCTTTTTCTTAAACGCCAACACGTTTGTTTCCCTATTGATTTTTACATTAGTGGCGGCAATGCTGGGCTTTTTACCTTACAATTTTTTCCCAGCCCGCATTTATTTAGGGGATACAGGATCGTTGTTCATCGGCTTTATGACGGCTGTGTTCTCACTATTTGGTCTAAAAAATGTCACGTTGATTTCAGTTGGGATTCCAGTAATGATTTTAGGGGTCCCCATTACGGATACAGTTTATGCGATGATTCGCCGGATTTTAAACAAAAAGCCAATCTCGCAGGCCGATAAGCATCATCTCCACCATCGGTTAATGCAATTAGGATTAACTCATCGGCAAACCGTCATGGTGATTTATGGGATTGCCTTGATCTTTTCGTTTATTTCGTTGCTTTACCCGATTTCGTCAATTGGCGGATCGGTTTTACTAACGATTGGGTTATTGTTGGGACTGGAACTGTTTGTTGAAGCGATTGGTCTGGCCGGGGATCATCGGCAGCCCTTACTCAATTGGATCAAACGAACAGTGGCACGCTTTACGTCTAAGAGTAATCATTAAATTAAAGGCTTGATTTGTTACAGATTGGTTGACCAGTAATGGTGAGCCAATCTGTTTATTTTTTTAGCAGGCACTAAGTTTACTTAAATAGCCTTTACGAAAACAATACAAGGGATTTACATAATCGCTATTCTTAATTTACAAAGGAACAGTAGTATTAAAACTGTTCCATTAGCAATCAATGAACTGTTCAAATCAAACGGTGATCATGCTCGTATCACATTTAGCACTTCCTACCCAGACTTGCTATTTTGATTTAGCCGCATTGATTGCTTTAATTATGACAGTCAAAATTAAAAAGGGGAGTTTCGATTATGAAAAAAGCAGTGACATTAGGGGCACTAGCCGTAACAATGACCATCTTATTAGCTGGTTGTGGGAGTAGTTCTGCAACTAGCACTAAGGCTACCAGTAGTAGCAGTAAAGCTAAGACTACTAAGATTGTGGCGACTGGTTCAACCGCGTTGCAACCATTAGTTGAACAGGCTGGACAAACATTCCAGAATGCACATTCTAATGTGACGATTAATGTGCAAGGCGGTGGCTCTGGAGCTGGTTTGAGTCAAGTCGCTAAGGGCTCAGTCAATATCGGTAACTCTGATTTATTCGCACAAGAACAAAAGGGATTAGATGCTAAAGGCTTAGTTGATCATAAAGTTGCCGTCGTTGGGATGGCACCAGTTGTCAATAAAGATGCTGGTGTGACTAATGTTTCCAAGGCCCAACTTGTCCAAATCTTCCAAGGTAAAGTGACCAATTGGAAAGATCTTGGTGGTAAGGACGAAAAAATTACCGTGGTTAACCGGGCTCAAGGTAGTGGGACGCGGGCAACTTTCGAAAAATGGGGTCTAGATAACGCTAAAGTTGCGACTAGCCAAGAACAAGATTCGAATGGGACCGTTCAAAAAATTGTTTCGACCACGCCAGGGGCAATTAGTTATTTAGCCTTTTCATATGTTAAGACGGATGTTGAAGCATTATCAATTGATAACGTTAAACCAACTGAAGCGAACGTTGCCAATAACAAGTGGAAGATTTGGGCGTATGAACATATGTATACTAAGGGACAACCAACTGGTGAATTGAAGACTTTCTTAACTTATATGACCTCAAAGGATGTTCAAGGTAGTCTAGTTAAAAAATTAGGTTATATTCCATTGACTTCAATGAAGGTTGACCGTGGTGTTTCTGGTAAAATTACGACTTTGAAATAACCGTTGCGTAGCGTTTAAGCAAACTAAAAAGACTGTAAAACCAATTTGGTTTTACAGTCTTTTTGTATGTCGAGAGAATAAAAGGTTGAGCGCTGGCGTGTGGGAAATGTTGGTCGGCTTAGGTCATTTTAACGGGAACTTCGTTAAATTGTTCACCTTGCGTCGTCAAAGTGACTTGGCCACTTAATAAGTTAGTGAGGGCCGCCTGTGTCGTCGCTAACTGAGCAGTGTCAACGGCAATGGTCAAGCTAATGCCAACGCCGTAATCTGTCGTGAGCGTAACTAACTGTTGTTGACTGAGATAATGATTAAGGCGATCTAGCTGATGGTAGCCAATTTTAATGATTAACTTAGTTTGTAAAATTCGTTGTACTTTGCCAACCTGTTGAATGGCTTGTGCAGGAGTCCCATTGTAGGCTCGAATTAGGCCACCAGCGCCCAATTTAATACCACCAAAGTAACGGGTGACAATAGCTAAAACATCATGGACCTGATTTAGCTTCAAAGCTTCTAAAATTGGGACTCCAGCCGTCCCAACTGGTTCACCATCATCACTCATGCGTTGAATATGGTCATCGGCGCCGAGCAGATAGGCAAAGCAATGGTGGTTGGCTTTGGGATTTTCAGCGCGCACAGTGGCTAGCTTAGCTTGAACCATGGTTTCATCCGTTAGCCGATAAAGATGAACAATAAAACGTGATTTTTTAATCGTTTGTTCAAAAATAAAATCATGAGCAATCGTGTAATATGGCACGGTCAAAATAAATCAGCTCCTTTAAAGTAAGTTAATTGTGAACGCGTAATTGACTAGTAAGGGGGATGAAGCAATGCAAGCGAATGAGTTATATGGTCGTCAGCTTAATTTAACGGTCGCTCAGGCTAGTGACTTACCAGTTAATACGCAACGTTTAATGAGTATGCAAGTGACGGCTAGCTTAGTCCAGTGTCAACGTTGTCATAGTCGATTAAAGCGTGCATGGGCTCAGTTACCTAATCAACACTATTATTGTTACCAGTGTTTAAATCTAGGCCGGATTAGCACCTTAACTTCACTGTATCACATTCCGGAACCCAATGACTTTCCTAATCGGCCTAAATTAACTTGGACGGGGACGTTAACTCCGCAACAAACTGCTTGTGCGGCAACTATTCAGGCTAAGTTTGCAACACACCAACGTCATTTACTTTGGGCAGTTACGGGGGCCGGCAAGACTGAAATGTTGTTTCCAGGGCTGGCTTGGGCATTAGCGCAAGGCCTGCGCGTTGCAGTGGCTTCACCACGGGTTGATGTTTGTTTGGAACTATATCCGCGGTTACAAGCGGCCTTTGCTAGCTTGGATATTGCTTTACTACATGGTCGTCAAACCGAGCCTTATCGGTATTGTCAATTGACCGTTTGTACCACGCATCAATTATTGCGATTTCGAGCGGCTTTTGATGTGTTAATTATTGATGAGGTAGATGCGTTTCCTTTTGCTGCTAATCCCCGGTTGACCTATGCCGTGACCCAAGCTTTAAAATCAACAGGAGCTTTATTATATCTGACGGCCACCCCTAGTCAAGCGTTGCTACGTCAAGTCCGGCAACATCAGTTAAGTATCAGTTATTTGCCACTACGGTTTCATCAGCATTTATTACCGGTCATTAAGGTCACCTTACGACCAAATTGGTGGCGCCAAATTCAACACGGCCAGTTACCAACGGTATTACGACGCTGGTTACAGGAATATGCGCAGACGCAGCGTCGATTTTTATTGTTTGTGCCGCGAGTCAGTCAATTGGCATTAGTCCAAGCGGCCGTGCAACAAAATATTCCGGAGTTGACCGGTTTAACGGTGCATTCTACTGATCCTGACCGGTTGGCGAAAGTTCAGCAGATGCGTTCGGCGACGGTACAATATTTAATTACGACGACGATTTTGGAACGTGGAGTGACGTTTCCTGGTATTGATGTGATTGTGTTAGGCGCCGATGATACGATTTTTTCAACGGCAGCGTTAGTTCAGATTGCGGGGCGTGTCGGTCGGTCAAAAGAGCGGCCGACTGGCTTAGTGCGTTTTATTTGTAGCAGCTATGCACGACCGGTCAAACAAGCCCAACGCCAAATTAAACAAGTTAATCGGAAAGGGCGGCGCCTACTAAATGAACTGTCTACTGTGTCAACGGCCGTTACACCCTAACTTAACTTTGCCCTGGCTATTAAGTTGGCGACCACTAGTCCAACCGGTTGTTTGTGTGGCATGTTGGCAACAATTTCAGCCGA
This genomic window from Lactobacillus sp. CBA3606 contains:
- a CDS encoding redox-sensing transcriptional repressor Rex: MAETKIPRATAKRLPIYYRYLNILLDADKKRVSSTELSEAVKVDSATIRRDFSYFGALGKRGYGYDVEKLLAFFKKILNQDTLTNVALIGVGNLGHALLNFNFHKNSNVRISAAFDVNESIANTVQSGVPVYPMAELKKQLIEQQIEIAILTVPTSVVQDVTDELVDANVKGIMNFTPLRISVPETIRVQNVDLTNELQTLIYFIEHYGEQLGDKSAE
- a CDS encoding CPBP family intramembrane glutamic endopeptidase, with the protein product MANRRQSLTVLIVYFIIYALPTLLAQGFHQLGSWIFLIQTLDYLLGAIILGWLAWRTKTPNAVEQHPKNWVSTVLWGIIGVVLVLVGQVVILRLTQLLGQSTASANTNTLLTIGQKYPFFLLAVLVGAPIMEEIVFRKVIFGNLTTVTGTVGAAVISSLLFSFAHADGHLILYAFIGLLFCWLYRHTGRIQTSMIAHILMNVVAVLPLFLT
- the groES gene encoding co-chaperone GroES gives rise to the protein MLKPLGDRVILQQQAEEEQTIGGIVIANNAKEKPQSGKVVAVSDGRILDNGSKVAPSVKVGDQVLFDKYAGTEVKYEGSAYLVLHEKDIVAVED
- the groL gene encoding chaperonin GroEL (60 kDa chaperone family; promotes refolding of misfolded polypeptides especially under stressful conditions; forms two stacked rings of heptamers to form a barrel-shaped 14mer; ends can be capped by GroES; misfolded proteins enter the barrel where they are refolded when GroES binds); the encoded protein is MAKELKFSEDARSAMLKGVDQLANTVKSTLGPKGRNVVLEESYGSPTITNDGVTIAKAIELEDHFENMGAKLVSEVASKTNDIAGDGTTTATVLTQSIVNEGMKNVTAGANPVGIRRGIEAATKTAVDAMHSMAHEVKTQEDIAQIAAVSSASQETGKLIAEAMEKVGHDGVITIEESRGVDTSLDVVEGMQFDRGYLSQYMVTDNDKMEADLDNPYILITDKKISNIQDVLPLLQSIVEQGKPLLIIADDISGEALPTLVLNKMRGTFNVVAVKAPGFGDRRKEQLQDIAVLTGGTVITDDLGLELKDATIDQLGQANKVTVTKDNTTIVEGAGDKDAISERVEFIRNQIAETTSDFDKEKLQERLAKLAGGVAVVRVGAATETELKERKYRIEDALNATRAAVEEGFVPGGGTVFVNVIKAVDALKETGDIQTGINIVKRALEEPVRQIAENAGLEGSVIVEKLKEQKPGVGFNAATNEWGDMIAAGIVDPTKVSRSALQNAASVSALLLTTEAVVAEKPAPEAPAAPAAPNPGMGGMM
- a CDS encoding APC family permease, coding for MWRYLKRLLIGKPLKTMDEGGQALTKFKALALLSSDALSSVAYGTEQITTVLITLSAAALMYQLYVAALVLILLFAITMSYRQIIKAYPSGGGAYVVASTNWGRPAGLVAGGSLLVDYMLTVAVSVTSGTEAITSAVPALVHYQVLISVLIVIAIMALNLRGMRESAAFLTFPVYFFIIMIVGMIMWGIMNIASGNLDYHASAAMGAPVQGMTLVLFFRAFSSGSSSLTGVEAISNAVPNFKRPKRRNAANTLAIMAIILAVFFGGITYLSYFLGIKPQAGNTVLSQIGAAVFGHGLFYYLLQLATALILAVAANTGFSAFPVLAYNLAKDKFLPHAYMDRGDRLGYSNGIISLAVGAIALIFIFHGKTTLLIPLYAVGVFVPFTLSQSGMIIHWLRERGQWWWIKAAVNLLGALISLVLVVFLFALHFGNVWPYLIVMPLLLYMFYRIHVHYNRVAAQLRVIAKEKAELHDYDGATVIVLVSNVTRVTAAAVNYARSIGDYVIAMHVSFDENPEKEHKTAAEFKSTFPDVRFVDIHSSYRSIATPTLRFCDVIAKRAAERNFSTTVLVPQFVPKKPWQNILHNQTSLRLRAVLNARENIIVSTYNYHLKE
- a CDS encoding glycosyltransferase family 4 protein; translated protein: MIKFEILVCLMATMMISAILTPFVRKLAFKIGAVDKPNSRRVNKISMPTMGGLAIFIAYTIGTTMLYLMHQFPSRLFFALLGGEVIILATGIIDDIFELKPRQKMLGITLAALEVYFIGGIKMTTFTFPFIGLIHFHWMSLPITLLWILAITNAINLIDGLDGLATGVSIIALSTTGVIGFFFLNANTFVSLLIFTLVAAMLGFLPYNFFPARIYLGDTGSLFIGFMTAVFSLFGLKNVTLISVGIPVMILGVPITDTVYAMIRRILNKKPISQADKHHLHHRLMQLGLTHRQTVMVIYGIALIFSFISLLYPISSIGGSVLLTIGLLLGLELFVEAIGLAGDHRQPLLNWIKRTVARFTSKSNH
- a CDS encoding phosphate ABC transporter substrate-binding protein is translated as MKKAVTLGALAVTMTILLAGCGSSSATSTKATSSSSKAKTTKIVATGSTALQPLVEQAGQTFQNAHSNVTINVQGGGSGAGLSQVAKGSVNIGNSDLFAQEQKGLDAKGLVDHKVAVVGMAPVVNKDAGVTNVSKAQLVQIFQGKVTNWKDLGGKDEKITVVNRAQGSGTRATFEKWGLDNAKVATSQEQDSNGTVQKIVSTTPGAISYLAFSYVKTDVEALSIDNVKPTEANVANNKWKIWAYEHMYTKGQPTGELKTFLTYMTSKDVQGSLVKKLGYIPLTSMKVDRGVSGKITTLK
- a CDS encoding YigZ family protein encodes the protein MTVPYYTIAHDFIFEQTIKKSRFIVHLYRLTDETMVQAKLATVRAENPKANHHCFAYLLGADDHIQRMSDDGEPVGTAGVPILEALKLNQVHDVLAIVTRYFGGIKLGAGGLIRAYNGTPAQAIQQVGKVQRILQTKLIIKIGYHQLDRLNHYLSQQQLVTLTTDYGVGISLTIAVDTAQLATTQAALTNLLSGQVTLTTQGEQFNEVPVKMT
- a CDS encoding DEAD/DEAH box helicase, with product MQANELYGRQLNLTVAQASDLPVNTQRLMSMQVTASLVQCQRCHSRLKRAWAQLPNQHYYCYQCLNLGRISTLTSLYHIPEPNDFPNRPKLTWTGTLTPQQTACAATIQAKFATHQRHLLWAVTGAGKTEMLFPGLAWALAQGLRVAVASPRVDVCLELYPRLQAAFASLDIALLHGRQTEPYRYCQLTVCTTHQLLRFRAAFDVLIIDEVDAFPFAANPRLTYAVTQALKSTGALLYLTATPSQALLRQVRQHQLSISYLPLRFHQHLLPVIKVTLRPNWWRQIQHGQLPTVLRRWLQEYAQTQRRFLLFVPRVSQLALVQAAVQQNIPELTGLTVHSTDPDRLAKVQQMRSATVQYLITTTILERGVTFPGIDVIVLGADDTIFSTAALVQIAGRVGRSKERPTGLVRFICSSYARPVKQAQRQIKQVNRKGRRLLNELSTVSTAVTP